From Brassica oleracea var. oleracea cultivar TO1000 chromosome C3, BOL, whole genome shotgun sequence, a single genomic window includes:
- the LOC106332510 gene encoding probable small nuclear ribonucleoprotein Sm D1, translating to MKLVRFLMKLNNETVSIELRNGTVVHGTITGVDVSMNTHLKTVKMSLKGKNPVTMDHLSLRGNNIRYYILPDSLNLETLLVEDTPRLKPKKPVAGKPVGRGRGRGGRGRGGARGGRGR from the exons GTTTTTGATGAAGTTGAACAACGAAACTGTGTCGATCGAGCTCAGGAACGGGACCGTGGTCCATGGAACCATCACTG GTGTTGATGTGAGCATGAACACTCACTTGAAGACGGTTAAAATGAGCCTTAAAGGGAAGAACCCAGTGACAATGGATCATCTAAGCTTGAGGGGTAACAACATACGCTACTACATTCTTCCTGATAGCTTGAATTTGGAGACTTTACTTGTTGAAGACACTCCTCGTCTTAAACCTAAGAAGCCTGTTGCTG GGAAGCCTGTTGGACGAGGCCGTGGACGTGGTGGTCGTGGCCGTGGTGGTGCTCGTGGAGGCAGAGGTCGTTAA
- the LOC106332509 gene encoding uncharacterized protein LOC106332509 gives MKQKILIRISMTDDKTRAKAMKTAVQFQGVLGAEIKGDHRNQIEVTGVEVDMICLTNTLRKKVAFAELVSVNKVEPPKKPEEKKPEPCYQPWHYVYGVPSSYPHPCDPYGYNGKGYTEEPVYNHEPNCRIM, from the exons ATGAAG CAAAAGATCCTGATAAGAATCTCTATGACTGATGATAAAACACGAGCAAAAGCAATGAAAACTGCGGTTCAATTTCAAG GCGTGTTAGGTGCGGAAATAAAGGGAGATCACAGGAACCAGATTGAAGTTACCGGTGTTGAAGTCGACATGATCTGTCTAACCAACACACTGAGGAAGAAAGTAGCCTTTGCGGAGCTTGTAAGCGTAAACAAAGTCGAACCACCAAAGAAACCCGAGGAGAAAAAGCCAGAGCCATGTTATCAACCATGGCATTATGTATATGGTGTGCCATCTTCCTATCCACACCCATGTGATCCCTACGGGTACAACGGAAAGGGCTACACCGAGGAACCCGTCTACAATCACGAACCCAATTGCAGGATCATGTGA
- the LOC106332004 gene encoding arogenate dehydratase/prephenate dehydratase 2, chloroplastic-like, producing the protein MAVHTVRSLATHLHTGTSRNISPSHRNPNAAIRLSYRSPKLRRFISVSSSLREGNEHGKENSVRALEVKNIPEESPLLPKALSSNQLAEPVSNGSRVRVAYQGVRGAYSESAAEKAYPNCEAVPCEEFDTAFEAVERWLVDRAVLPIENSLGGSIHRNYDLLLRHNLHIVGEVKLAVRHCLLANHGVKLDGLRRVLSHPQALAQCENTLTRLGLVREAVDDTAGAAKLIALEGLSDAAAVASAKAAKIYGLSVVAEDIQDDSDNVTRFLMLAREPIIPGTNKLFKTSIVFSLEEGPGVLFKALAVFALRQINLTKMESRPLRKTPMRASGGLKYFDYLFYVDFEASMADEVAQNALRHLEEFATFLRVLGSYPVDTTML; encoded by the exons ATGGCGGTGCACACTGTTCGATCACTCGCCACTCATCTTCACACTGGAACCTCCAGAAACATCTCACCATCCCATCGCAATCCAAACGCTGCCATCCGACTCAGCTACAGATCACCAAAACTACGCCGTTTCATATCTGTATCGTCATCACTCCGTGAAGGCAACGAACATGGCAAAGAAAACTCCGTGAGAGCTCTGGAAGTAAAGAATATTCCTGAAGAATCACCTCTCCTTCCTA AGGCCTTATCATCAAACCAGCTCGCGGAACCTGTCTCCAACGGCTCCCGTGTTCGTGTAGCCTATCAG GGAGTAAGAGGTGCGTACAGTGAATCAGCAGCTGAGAAGGCATATCCAAACTGTGAAGCTGTTCCCTGCGAAGAGTTTGACACTGCATTTGAG GCGGTTGAGCGGTGGCTTGTTGACCGAGCAGTTTTGCCAATTGAGAACTCTTTGGGTGGAAGCATCCATCGAAACTACGATCTTTTGCTGAGACACAATCTGCATATTGTTGGGGAAGTTAAGTTAGCTGTTCGTCACTGTTTGTTGGCTAACCATGGTGTAAAGCTTGACGGTTTGAGAAGAGTGTTAAGCCATCCACAG GCTCTAGCTCAATGTGAAAACACGTTGACTAGATTGGGATTGGTCAGAGAAGCGGTAGATGACACTGCTGGTGCTGCAAAG CTAATTGCATTAGAAGGTTTGAGTGATGCAGCAGCAGTTGCCAGCGCCAAAGCTGCAAAGATATATGGATTGAGCGTAGTTGCTGAAGATATCCAG GATGACTCTGATAACGTTACGAGGTTTCTGATGCTCGCAAGGGAACCTATTATCCCTGGAACTAACAAACTTTTTAAG ACAAGTATAGTTTTCTCGTTGGAGGAAGGGCCTGGAGTGCTTTTCAAAGCACTTGCTGTGTTTGCACTTAGGCAAATCAATCTCACAAAG ATGGAAAGCCGCCCTTTAAGGAAAACCCCTATGCGAGCATCTGGTGGGCTAAA ATACTTTGATTATCTTTTCTATGTGGACTTCGAAGCATCTATGGCTGATGAAGTTGCTCAAAACGCACTTAGGCATCTCGAG GAATTTGCTACTTTTTTGCGGGTACTGGGAAGCTATCCAGTGGACACTACAATGCTCTAA
- the LOC106330164 gene encoding uncharacterized protein LOC106330164 encodes MAMELNSVMKAMSLEDDEPISLPDEPRFRVFEENKCSLLGRLLNPECQAMSRMIEKMPKHWRVVGRVRGIALSREKLQFIFKREEDLQTVLNDRPWSFNHWTMLLERWTESPPEDFLTKFDVWVRIRNILCNFYTLDTMHMLAEAIGFVKEVAYDPKVSQKADFIRAQVIFDISKPARDEKVLNIPGGKSVYITFEYEKLRKKCFHCLRLTHEKARCPMLKKQHHAPRLPASAPKPLLSDTDKGKGKEVSTQETRLLEGPPGFPPLFPELSKEEQQSAMLYISHADPTERRARIERVNQSIQEKKEKERNYRPAFTTDLLKGAGMVFCYDKEGEQLQYISSTGAEQTPKTRSLRGQREIDEVRSGQSSTPSSTHSLNAGSPTGFCMGVLVSLLLQGL; translated from the coding sequence ATGGCTATGGAGCTTAACTCTGTGATGAAAGCAATGTCACTGGAAGATGATGAACCGATCAGCCTCCCTGATGAGCCCCGCTTTAGGGTATTTGAAGAGAACAAATGTAGTTTGCTTGGCAGGCTACTAAACCCGGAATGCCAGGCCATGTCACGCATGATAGAAAAGATGCCAAAGCACTGGAGAGTGGTGGGCAGAGTGAGAGGAATCGCTCTCTCTAGAGAGAAGTTGCAGTTTATCTTCAAGCGTGAAGAGGATCTCCAAACCGTGCTGAATGATCGCCCTTGGTCTTTCAATCATTGGACCATGCTCTTGGAAAGATGGACCGAGTCGCCACCAGAAGATTTTCTCACTAAGTTTGATGTCTGGGTGCGCATTAGAAACATCCTGTGTAACTTCTACACGCTTGATACGATGCACATGTTGGCTGAGGCAATTGGCTTCGTGAAGGAGGTAGCCTACGACCCTAAGGTGTCTCAGAAGGCAGATTTTATCAGGGCTCAAGTGATTTTTGATATCTCTAAACCTGCAAGAGATGAGAAAGTCCTCAACATACCAGGCGGTAAAAGTGTCTACATCACCTTTGAGTATGAGAAGCTCAGAAAAAAGTGTTTTCATTGTCTAAGACTGACTCATGAGAAGGCCCGGTGCCCGATGCTAAAGAAACAACACCATGCTCCTAGGCTACCAGCGTCTGCTCCAAAACCTCTACTAAGTGATACAGACAAAGGAAAAGGCAAAGAGGTCTCTACACAGGAAACACGTCTCTTGGAAGGGCCACCTGGCTTTCCTCCCTTGTTCCCTGAACTCTCGAAAGAAGAACAACAAAGTGCCATGTTGTACATCTCACATGCTGATCCTACTGAGCGAAGAGCTAGAATTGAGAGAGTCAATCAAAGCATCCAAGAGAAAAAGGAGAAAGAACGCAACTACCGTCCTGCCTTCACCACAGACTTGTTAAAAGGCGCCGGGATGGTCTTCTGCTACGACAAAGAGGGAGAGCAACTTCAATATATCTCCTCCACGGGAGCTGAGCAAACTCCTAAGACAAGATCCCTCCGTGGTCAACGTGAGATTGATGAGGTCAGATCAGGACAGTCATCAACACCATCATCAACACATTCTCTGAATGCTGGAAGTCCTACGGGATTCTGTATGGGGGTTCTAGTAAGCCTTCTGCTTCAAGGACTATGA
- the LOC106330165 gene encoding uncharacterized protein LOC106330165 encodes MGRFNQALLGKQAWRIWSRPESLVARVLQGRYFARSSFLDCGTGTRPSFAWRNIIHGWELLKKDLSKEDSIRWSFTKDGTYSTRSGYQFTDALLEFQSQHNQALPPIEKKLWSNIWKIKAPPKIKHFIWRSLAGALAVKERLQTRGIPIDATCLGCGAASESICHVLFHCDKSRQTWELSNVPLPPAGFSRNSVFLNMLHLISVMNNNRLEQKILPPRQIVTLAFDEAEIWIAANSLQAETEQVSSAKAWSKPPVGAFKCNLGTSWINAQSKCGVSWILRDSQGNIISHSRRSYSAVRSKHEASLRALFWAVESMKNMRQNNIIFEVLLFPRPSPNLNWIVAQINALLEHIEFWRLDHVVEERNEAANLIAKSVTTRRKYHSYIASQDPAWLQSLLILEGQSQ; translated from the exons ATGGGTCGTTTCAACCAAGCCTTGCTTGGCAAGCAAGCCTGGAGGATATGGAGTCGACCTGAGTCCCTGGTGGCAAGGGTTCTACAGGGAAGGTATTTCGCTAGAAGCTCTTTCCTTGACTGCGGTACGGGTACGAGACCTTCTTTTGCTTGGCGCAACATCATTCATGGTTGGGAATTATTGAAGAAAG ATCTGTCTAAAGAGGACTCTATCAGATGGAGCTTCACAAAGGATGGTACTTATAGCACCCGCAGTGGTTATCAGTTCACAGATGCCTTGCTGGAATTCCAGAGTCAGCATAATCAAGCTCTGCCACCGATTGAGAAAAAACTATGGAGTAACATATGGAAAATCAAAGCTCCTCCCAAGATCAAGCATTTCATATGGAGGTCTTTAGCCGGTGCTCTAGCAGTTAAAGAAAGGCTTCAAACCCGAGGAATCCCAATTGATGCTACGTGCCTCGGCTGTGGTGCTGCTAGCGAGTCCATATGTCATGTACTGTTCCACTGTGACAAATCTCGCCAAACTTGGGAATTGTCAAATGTCCCTCTCCCTCCTGCAGGATTTTCAAGGAACTCAGTATTTCTGAATATGCTTCACCTCATCTCTGTCATGAACAACAACAGACTAGAGCAGAAGATCC TACCACCAAGGCAAATAGTTACTTTGGCCTTTGATGAAGCAGAGATTTGGATCGCAGCTAACTCTCTTCAGGCTGAAACAGAACAGGTTTCAAGTGCCAAAGCTTGGAGTAAACCGCCAGTGGGTGCTTTCAAATGCAACTTGGGGACCTCCTGGATTAATGCGCAAAGCAAATGTGGTGTGTCGTGGATCCTCAGAGACTCACAAGGCAATATTATCTCACATAGCAGGAGATCGTACTCCGCAGTAAGGTCCAAACATGAAGCTAGTTTAAGAGCATTATTTTGGGCCGTTGAGAGCATGAAAAACATGAGGCAGAATAACATTATCTTTGAAGTTTTGTTATTTCCAAGACCTTCTCCAAACCTCAACTGGATCGTTGCCCAGATAAACGCCCTGCTGGAACATATTGAGTTCTGGAGACTGGACCATGTTGTGGAGGAACGCAATGAGGCTGCTAACCTGATTGCAAAGTCGGTTACAACAAGGCGCAAGTACCACTCTTACATTGCATCCCAAGACCCGGCTTGGCTCCAATCCTTGCTCATACTTGAAGGTCAAAGCCAATAA
- the LOC106331503 gene encoding uncharacterized protein LOC106331503, with translation MKVAEKIVILWNESDGFAATIADALNPNPTSSLRKLEEQIHLPLVNYGIEDGGSVAHFVDEDGAYQVSVFLLRSYEPPALVCAMNELLDMITRESSALPTIVAPFFVAASKLKFNNKSLEASSRKASLRYVQVGPETEATRLFATRVEKPPPLMQILHEPLSCLLHLARVKCLPTSILIGQRSSSVSHKALNEELQVIHETGELVASWTGLCFERDGIKWNASKTSKEEESPWRALYG, from the exons ATGAAAGTAGCGGAGAAGATTGTTATCCTCTGGAATGAATCCGACGGATTCGCGGCGACCATCGCCGATGCGCTGAACCCTAATCCAACCTCCTCTCTTCGTAAACT AGAAGAGCAGATCCACCTTCCGTTGGTTAATTACGGAATCGAAGACGGCGGGAGTGTCGCTCACTTCGTCGATGAAGATGGAGCTTATCAG GTCTCTGTTTTTCTTCTGCGGAGCTATGAGCCTCCTGCGCTAGTGTGTGCAATGAACGAACTGCTTGACATGATTACAAGGGAATCATCGGCTCTGCCGACTATTGTGGCTCCTTTCTTTGTGGCGGCATCTAAGCTTAAGTTCAATAACAAATCCCTTGAAGCAAGCAGCAGAAAAGCTAGTCTTCGTTACGTTCAAGTTGGTCCAGAAACAGAGGCCACCAGGCTGTTTGCTACTCGCGTCGAGAAACCACCACCGTTGATGCAGATCCTTCATGAGCCTTTGTCATGCTTGCTTCATCTAGCTCGTGTCAAATGCTTGCCTACCTCCATTCTCATAGGGCAGAGAAGTAGTAGCGTATCTCATAAAGCACTAAACGAAGAGCTTCAG GTGATCCATGAAACAGGGGAGCTTGTGGCTAGTTGGACCGGACTGTGTTTTGAAAGAGACGGAATCAAGTGGAACGCATCAAAGACATCAAAAGAAGAGGAAAGTCCATGGCGAGCTCTTTACGGATAA
- the LOC106328980 gene encoding zinc finger protein CONSTANS-LIKE 9-like, whose product MGYMCDFCGEQRSMVYCRSDSACLCLSCDRSVHSANALSKRHSRTLVCERCNAQPATVRCVEERVSLCQNCDWSGHNNNKTLSSNNHQRQSISCYSGCPSSSELASIWSFCSDLAGESACEQEMGMLNIDDDGQTKQNCNEDKKDETSSAAQATNASFAKDVGVCEDDFYGNLGMDEVDLALDNYEELFGTAFNTSVHLFGQGGVDSIFQKHHQAAPPEGGNLVQPAESNDDSFMSSKTEPIICYTSKPAHSNISFSGVTGESSAGDFQECGASSSVQLTGEPPWHPQTSQSVTRNNAVMRYKEKKKARKFDKRVRYASRKARADVRRRVKGRFVKAGEAYDYDPLTPTRSY is encoded by the exons ATGGGTTACATGTGTGACTTCTGTGGTGAACAAAGATCAATGGTGTACTGCCGATCAGATTCAGCCTGTCTCTGCCTCTCCTGTGACCGTAGTGTTCATTCAGCAAACGCATTATCCAAACGACATTCTAGGACACTTGTCTGCGAGAGATGCAATGCACAGCCTGCAACAGTTAGGTGTGTTGAAGAGAGAGTCTCACTCTGTCAAAACTGTGATTGGTCAGGCCACAACAACAACAAAACTTTATCTTCAAATAATCACCAGAGGCAAAGTATAAGCTGCTATTCAGGTTGCCCTTCAAGCTCAGAGCTCGCCTCTATCTGGTCTTTTTGTTCAGACTTAGCAGGAGAATCCGCTTGTGAACAAGAAATGGGTATGCTGAATATAGACGATGATGGTCAGACCAAACAAAACTGTAATGAGGATAAGAAAGATGAAACCAGTTCTGCAGCACAAGCAACAAATGCATCATTTGCTAAG GATGTTGGAGTGTGTGAAGATGACTTTTATGGAAACTTGGGTATGGATGAAGTTGACTTGGCTCTTGATAACTACGAAGAGCTCTTTGGAACAGCCTTTAACACCTCGGTACATCTCTTTGGACAAGGTGGAGTCGATAGTATTTTCCAGAAACATCACCAAGCAGCTCCTCCTGAG GGAGGGAATCTGGTGCAGCCAGCTGAGAGTAATGATGACTCGTTCATGAGTTCTAAAACGGAGCCAATCATTTGCTACACGTCTAAGCCAGCACATTCAAACATATCTTTCTCTGGAGTCACCGGAGAAAGCAGTGCTGGAGATTTTCAAGAATGTGGTGCATCATCTTCCGTGCAGCTCACGGGTGAGCCACCATGGCATCCTCAAACATCACAGTCAGTAACCCGTAATAACGCGGTTATGCGTTACAAGGAAAAGAAGAAGGCTCGCAA GTTTGATAAGAGAGTGAGGTATGCTTCTCGGAAAGCAAGAGCTGATGTGAGAAGGCGTGTAAAGGGGAGATTTGTTAAAGCTGGTGAGGCTTATGACTACGACCCACTCACCCCAACCAGAAGCTATTGA
- the LOC106331835 gene encoding transmembrane emp24 domain-containing protein p24beta2-like has product MSLKATIVVLLGLVWSFQAALGIRFVIDREECFSHKAEYEGDTLHVSFVVIKSDSQWHFNEDGVDLVIHGPTGEQVHDFREQISAKHDFVVQKKGVYRFCFTNKSPYHETIDFDVQLGHFAYYDQHAKDEHFTPLMEQISKLEEALYNIQFEQHWLEAQTDRQAIVNENMSKRAVHKALFESFALIGASVLQVYLLRRLFERKLGMSRV; this is encoded by the exons ATGAGCTTGAAGGCTACGATCGTAGTACTATTAGGCCTCGTATGGAGCTTCCAGGCAGCGCTAGGTATCAGATTCGTGATAGACAGAGAAGAATGCTTCTCCCACAAGGCTGAATACGAAGGCGACACGCTCCACGTCTCATTCGTCGTCATCAAGTCCGATTCCCAATGGCATTTCAACGAAGACGGTGTAGATCTCGTG ATACACGGCCCGACAGGGGAACAAGTTCACGACTTTAGGGAGCAGATTAGCGCCAAGCACGACTTCGTTGTCCAGAAGAAAGGAGTTTACCGTTTTTGTTTCACGAACAAGTCTCCTTATCATGAAACCATTGACTTCGATGTTCAGCTTGGTCACTTCGCGTACTACGATCAGCACGCAAAGGACG AGCATTTCACTCCGTTGATGGAGCAGATATCGAAGTTAGAGGAGGCTCTTTACAACATTCAGTTTGAGCAGCATTGGTTAGAGGCTCAGACGGATCGTCAAGCCATTG TGAATGAGAATATGAGCAAGAGAGCAGTACACAAAGCTTTGTTCGAGTCGTTTGCGTTGATAGGTGCAAGTGTACTCCAAGTTTATCTTCTGCGTCGTTTGTTTGAACGCAAACTCGGCATGTCTCGTGTCTAA
- the LOC106335079 gene encoding thymidine kinase-like — MATLNKASSLPRIHDNDISQDVISDQKLRGSGAIHVITGPMFSGKSTSLLRRIKSEISLGRSVAMVKSSKDTRYAKDSVVTHDGIGFPCWAIPDLMSFPDMFGQDAYDKLDVIGIDEAQFFGDVYEFCCKAADDNGKTVIVAGLDGDYLRRRFGALLDIVPIADSVTKLTARCEVCGQKAFFTLRKTCDTKTELIGGADVYMPVCRKHYVNNQIVIKASKKVLDSDKERAKPCVETVDVDPSITGY; from the exons ATGGCCACTCTCAACAAAGCTTCGTCTTTGCCTAGAATCCACGACAACGACATCTCTCAAGATGTTATCTCCGATCAGAAACTTCGCGGGTCCGGTGCGATTCATGTTATCACGGGTCCGATGTTTTCTGGGAAGTCGACCTCTCTCCTCCGCCGAATCAAATCAGAGATCAGCCTCGGAAG AAGCGTTGCGATGGTGAAATCGAGCAAGGACACGAGATATGCTAAAGATTCAGTGGTGACGCATGACGGAATTGGATTCCCTTGCTGGGCTATTCCAGATCTTATGTCGTTTCCAGACATGTTCGGACAAGATGCTTATGACAAG CTTGATGTGATTGGTATTGACGAGGCACAGTTCTTTGGAGATGTTTATGAGTTTTGCTGCAAAGCCGCTGATGATAATGGCAAAACTGTGATTGTTGCAGGCCTTGATGGTGATTACTTAAG GAGGAGATTTGGTGCTCTTCTTGATATTGTACCAATAGCTGATTCTGTGACGAAGTTAACTGCAAGGTGTGAGGTTTGTGGGCAAAAAGCTTTCTTCACTCTCAGAAAGACTTGTGACACCAAAACTGAGCTGATTGGTGGTGCTGATGTCTATATGCCGGTTTGTCGCAAGCACTACGTTAACAATCAAATTGTTATCAAAGCTTCAAAGAAAGTGTTGGATTCTGACAAGGAAAGAGCTAAGCCCTGTGTGGAAACAGTTGATGTTGACCCATCTATAACTGGCTATTGA